One part of the Magallana gigas chromosome 5, xbMagGiga1.1, whole genome shotgun sequence genome encodes these proteins:
- the LOC136269436 gene encoding RE1-silencing transcription factor B-like: MAKTKTTPNYEFRRCPMCSYSARSEEDYKGHVFKCAMRTFQCPVCDFCNNKEANLKRHMKRCHPGLAKEEVVKLGSKEDKCEEVREQREDDWLAQDPGDLIGEISDEDSDKDDDGDTTSDKEAESQEKEVDESLLEGRMFRKPTTPSLPIISKRKSSDVHLSPAQPKKLRKEDQAVQTSLGGEHFGNSFGSRRDCGTQTDPLKRILTTKTVKKFRDGNVDTKIVSKEKVVFDI, from the coding sequence ATGGCAAAGACTAAGACCACTCCAAATTATGAGTTTCGGCGTTGTCCAATGTGTTCCTATTCAGCAAGAAGTGAAGAAGACTACAAAGGACACGTCTTCAAGTGTGCTATGCGGACCTTCCAATGTCCTGTGTGCGACTTCTGTAATAATAAAGAAGCTAACCTGAAGCGACACATGAAGAGATGTCACCCTGGCCTAGCCAAGGAAGAAGTCGTTAAGTTGGGAAGCAAGGAGGATAAGTGTGAAGAAGTGAGAGAACAGCGGGAAGACGATTGGCTTGCTCAAGATCCGGGAGATCTTATTGGAGAAATTTCAGATGAGGATAGCGATAAAGACGATGATGGAGACACCACGAGTGATAAAGAAGCTGAATCTCAAGAGAAAGAGGTAGATGAAAGTTTGCTTGAGGGAAGGATGTTTAGGAAGCCGACAACGCCTTCGCTTCCGATAATTAGTAAGCGGAAATCTTCGGATGTTCACTTGTCTCCTGCACAACCTAAAAAGTTGAGAAAGGAGGATCAAGCCGTGCAGACTTCATTAGGTGGTGAACACTTTGGAAACTCGTTTGGAAGCAGGAGGGACTGCGGAACTCAAACGGATCCTTTGAAAAGAATCCTGACAACGAAAACTGTCAAGAAGTTCAGAGATGGAAATGTTGACACTAAGATCGTTTCTAAAGAAAAAGTTGTGTTTGATATCTGa
- the LOC105322005 gene encoding uncharacterized protein isoform X1, with protein MGCCNDSSVLSRVATVVIVVSFACCTVAIFTPYWSNLESNGTVNYTGLILTCTNDITNCFSLDNVLSVYQGTDYYDDFLATLSLQLVGWVCVLVGMVIMIVFSSCVPNKILGWVAIIFMLLGGLCITVSLILYGASLTDLYNSLLNWSFGLDVAGAALALTAAVLMIVNSCIIP; from the exons ATGGGCTGCTGTAACGATTCCTCCGTGCTGTCTAGGGTAGCCACCGTGGTGATCGTGGTGTCCTTCGCCTGCTGTACCGTGGCCATCTTCACCCCCTACTGGTCCAACCTGGAGTCCAACGGGACCGTCAACTACACCGGCCTCATCTTAACCTGTACCAATGACATCACCAACTGCTTCAGCCTGGATAACGTGCTGTCCGTCTACCAGGGCACGG ATTACTACGACGATTTCTTGGCCACATTGTCCCTTCAGTTGGTGGGCTGGGTCTGTGTTCTGGTTGGCATGGTGATCATGATTGTTTTCTCTAGCTGTGTCCCGAACAAGATCCTCGGTTGGGTGGCTATCATATTCATGCTACTTGGAG GACTTTGTATCACGGTGAGCCTGATCCTGTACGGAGCCTCCCTGACAGATCTCTACAACTCCCTCCTCAACTGGTCCTTCGGGTtggacgtggccggggctgcCCTCGCGCTCACTGCCGCGGTCCTGATGATCGTCAACAGCTGCATCATACCCTGA
- the LOC105322005 gene encoding uncharacterized protein isoform X2: protein MGCCNDSSVLSRVATVVIVVSFACCTVAIFTPYWSNLESNGTVNYTGLILTCTNDITNCFSLDNVLSVYQGTDYYDDFLATLSLQLVGWVCVLVGMVIMIVFSSCVPNKILGWVAIIFMLLGGLCITVSLIL from the exons ATGGGCTGCTGTAACGATTCCTCCGTGCTGTCTAGGGTAGCCACCGTGGTGATCGTGGTGTCCTTCGCCTGCTGTACCGTGGCCATCTTCACCCCCTACTGGTCCAACCTGGAGTCCAACGGGACCGTCAACTACACCGGCCTCATCTTAACCTGTACCAATGACATCACCAACTGCTTCAGCCTGGATAACGTGCTGTCCGTCTACCAGGGCACGG ATTACTACGACGATTTCTTGGCCACATTGTCCCTTCAGTTGGTGGGCTGGGTCTGTGTTCTGGTTGGCATGGTGATCATGATTGTTTTCTCTAGCTGTGTCCCGAACAAGATCCTCGGTTGGGTGGCTATCATATTCATGCTACTTGGAG GACTTTGTATCACGGTGAGCCTGATCCTGTAG
- the LOC105317156 gene encoding ubiquinol-cytochrome-c reductase complex assembly factor 1 isoform X1, giving the protein MSRCVLSKCYHCLRKTVIPTNKTITEKLYRQVRTGQFLRIPPCGSTALLSVRHQDQSMTKAAANKSLFLITQTQHRKMSDIAEKSVEPSVGSRWMEKVKAFLTKTDNPTKLPIQHLQAAGSILILSISDYVSYEELLHICNLDDTFYSFYKLLELHTWMVLHRLRQEGNDGLVAGMAFVDAMWRDIEPRLKIAGAQMSQKTDGLYYLNNHFNSAVVAYDEALLVNDDKAMAHALWLNVFDGRDCDPRNLELLLAYTRKQMQHLHKIESKVFLNGQKIEFLPIEFDDGDKQIKRRPKKEYHIPRPKKSTSIID; this is encoded by the exons ATGTCTCGTTGCGTTTTATCGAAATGTTATCACTGTTTAAGGAAAACTGTAATACccacaaataaaacaattacagAAAAGTTGTATAGGCAG GTTAGGACTGGACAGTTTTTGAGGATACCACCATGTGGGTCAACAGCTCTATTATCTGTCAGACATCAGGACCAGTCCATGACGAAAGCTGCTGCCAATAAATCTCTCTTCCTAATCACTCAG ACCCAGCATAGAAAGATGTCAGATATTGCAGAAAAGAGTGTAGAACCTTCTGTTGGCAGTAGATGGATGGAGAAAGTAAAGGCATTCCTCACAAAGACTGATAACCCAACCAAGCTACCTATACAG CATTTACAAGCTGCAGGATCAATTTTAATCCTGTCTATCTCAGATTATGTCTCCTATGAGGAACTCCTACACA TTTGTAATCTAGACGACACATTTTATTCTTTCTACAAATTACTGGAGCTTCACACATG GATGGTATTACATCGGCTGCGACAGGAAGGAAATGATGGACTAGTCGCTGGGATGGCTTTCGTAGACGCCATGTGGAGGGACATTGAACCGCGACTTAAAATTGCTGGG GCCCAAATGTCTCAGAAGACGGACGGCCTGTATTACCTTAACAATCACTTCAATTCTGCTGTTGTTGCTTATGATGAG GCTTTGTTGGTCAATGATGATAAAGCAATGGCTCATGCGCTGTGGTTGAATGTTTTTGATGGCAGGGACTGTGATCCTCGGAATCTAGAACTTTTGTTGGCCTATACCAGGAAACAG atgcaGCATCTTCATAAAATTGAGTCTAAAGTCTTCCTGAATGGACAGAAAATCGAATTTTTACCTATAGAATTTGATGATGGGGATAAACAGATAAAAAG acGTCCAAAGAAAGAGTACCATATACCAAGGCCCAAAAAGAGCACGTCCATCATAGACTGA
- the LOC105317156 gene encoding ubiquinol-cytochrome-c reductase complex assembly factor 1 isoform X2, protein MTKAAANKSLFLITQTQHRKMSDIAEKSVEPSVGSRWMEKVKAFLTKTDNPTKLPIQHLQAAGSILILSISDYVSYEELLHICNLDDTFYSFYKLLELHTWMVLHRLRQEGNDGLVAGMAFVDAMWRDIEPRLKIAGAQMSQKTDGLYYLNNHFNSAVVAYDEALLVNDDKAMAHALWLNVFDGRDCDPRNLELLLAYTRKQMQHLHKIESKVFLNGQKIEFLPIEFDDGDKQIKRRPKKEYHIPRPKKSTSIID, encoded by the exons ATGACGAAAGCTGCTGCCAATAAATCTCTCTTCCTAATCACTCAG ACCCAGCATAGAAAGATGTCAGATATTGCAGAAAAGAGTGTAGAACCTTCTGTTGGCAGTAGATGGATGGAGAAAGTAAAGGCATTCCTCACAAAGACTGATAACCCAACCAAGCTACCTATACAG CATTTACAAGCTGCAGGATCAATTTTAATCCTGTCTATCTCAGATTATGTCTCCTATGAGGAACTCCTACACA TTTGTAATCTAGACGACACATTTTATTCTTTCTACAAATTACTGGAGCTTCACACATG GATGGTATTACATCGGCTGCGACAGGAAGGAAATGATGGACTAGTCGCTGGGATGGCTTTCGTAGACGCCATGTGGAGGGACATTGAACCGCGACTTAAAATTGCTGGG GCCCAAATGTCTCAGAAGACGGACGGCCTGTATTACCTTAACAATCACTTCAATTCTGCTGTTGTTGCTTATGATGAG GCTTTGTTGGTCAATGATGATAAAGCAATGGCTCATGCGCTGTGGTTGAATGTTTTTGATGGCAGGGACTGTGATCCTCGGAATCTAGAACTTTTGTTGGCCTATACCAGGAAACAG atgcaGCATCTTCATAAAATTGAGTCTAAAGTCTTCCTGAATGGACAGAAAATCGAATTTTTACCTATAGAATTTGATGATGGGGATAAACAGATAAAAAG acGTCCAAAGAAAGAGTACCATATACCAAGGCCCAAAAAGAGCACGTCCATCATAGACTGA
- the LOC117680723 gene encoding low molecular weight phosphotyrosine protein phosphatase, protein MADIETAKPFSVLFVCLGNTCRSTMSEGILRHLVKARGLQDKWVIDSAGIADWHKGKPPDEFTVAMLERNGMMDGYHHRARQITKEDFAEFKYILGMDNYNIRCLQEIAPLQHSAKVSLLGQYEIDGEKQQIDDPYMADIEVFEEVYAKCLRCCQRFLDSQE, encoded by the exons ATGGCAGATATTGAAACTGCCAAGCCATTTTCCGTCCTATTTGTATGTTTAG GAAACACATGTCGATCCACAATGTCAGAGGGTATATTGCGTCATTTAGTCAAGGCAAGGGGCCTACAGGATAAA tgGGTTATAGATAGTGCTGGTATTGCTGATTGGCACAAAGGCAAACCCCCAGATGAGTTTACAGTGGCAATGTTAGAGAGGAACGGTATGATGGATGGCTACCACCACAGAGCCAGACAG ATAACGAAAGAAGATTTTGCAGAGTTTAAATATATTCTGGGTATGGACAATTACAACATCCG ttGCCTTCAGGAAATTGCTCCTTTACAGCACTCAGCAAAAGTCAGTTTATTAGGACAATACGAAATAGATGGAGAGAAACAACAAATTGATGATCCATACATG GCTGACATAGAAGTGTTTGAGGAGGTGTACGCAAAGTGCCTGAGGTGTTGTCAGAGGTTTCTAGATTCTCAGGAGTAG